A genomic stretch from Microtus pennsylvanicus isolate mMicPen1 chromosome 11, mMicPen1.hap1, whole genome shotgun sequence includes:
- the Pecam1 gene encoding platelet endothelial cell adhesion molecule isoform X4, with product MQLRWTSVSKMRPVVLLTLLLYSSLQAQENSFTINTIQMVSLPSWEVPNGHNLTLQCLVDISTTSKVRPQHQVLFYKDDVLVYNVSSREHTESFFIPQARVFHSGRYKCTAILNNKEKTTPEYPVLVKGVPNPTVTLDKMEVTEGGVVRVNCSVKEEEPPIYFKIEKLELDRKDIKQKREKNSNHNFVQMDFPIEEQDHMLVFRCQAGIMSGIVLQTSEFTRSELVTVQESFSTPKFHVTPPGMIIEGDQVSIKCTVQVTHLVREFPEIIIQKDKAIVATAKQNNEAIYSVMATVEDSGHYTCKVESNRISKVSSIMVNITELFPKPKLKIPSRYLDQGKSLDLFCSVPGTPSANFSIQKEAMILSRDQNFSKIAEERDSGMYRCTAGIGKVVKNSDPEQIKVCETLSKPKIFHNAEAELVKGHAITISCQSINGTAPVTYKLLKATVFIGTLTMYANLPATFVDEPTKDVEYQCMADNCHSHPALYSEILSVKVIDPVNEVMLSILSSNEVQSGDQMVLQCSVKEGTGPITFKFFKEKENRPFHETILNETKAFWIEKQASRKQEGHYYCMASNRANVAKSSSITVRVFLAPWKKGLIAVVVIGVIIATLIVAAKCYFLRKVRAKQKPVEMSRPAAPLLNSNSEKASDPNVEANSHYGYDDVGNDAMKPINQNKDPQTMDVEYTEVEVSSPESHEENERFP from the exons ATGCAGCTGAGGTGGACCTCAGTCAGCAAGATGCGCCCGGTGGTCCTGCTTACACTGCTGCTCT ATTCAAGCCTCCAGGCGCAGGAAAACT CTTTCACCATTAACACCATCCAGATGGTCAGCCTGCCCTCCTGGGAGGTACCGAACGGGCACAACCTGACCCTGCAGTGTCTTGTGGATATCAGCACCACCTCGAAAGTCAGGCCTCAGCACCAGGTGCTGTTCTATAAGGACGACGTGCTGGTGTACAATGTCTCCTCCAGGGAGCACACAGAGAGCTTCTTTATTCCCCAGGCTCGGGTCTTCCACTCGGGGAGGTACAAATGCACCGCGATCCTGAACAACAAGGAGAAAACCACTCCTGAGTACCCAGTGTTGGTGAAAG GCGTGcccaaccccacagtgacactgGACAAAATGGAGGTGACCGAAGGTGGAGTTGTGAGAGTCAATTGTTCTGTGAAAGAAGAGGAGCCACCGATATATTTTAAGATAGAGAAACTAGAACTGGATAGAAAAGATATCAagcaaaaaagagagaagaattcGAACCATAATTTTGTGCAAATGGATTTCCCCATCGAGGAGCAGGACCACATGCTCGTGTTCCGCTGCCAAGCCGGGATCATGTCCGGGATCGTCCTGCAGACCTCGGAATTCACCAGGAGTGAATTGGTTACTGTGCAGG AGTCCTTCTCTACTCCCAAGTTTCACGTCACGCCTCCTGGAATGATCATAGAAGGAGACCAGGTCAGCATTAAGTGCACAGTTCAAGTGACGCACTTGGTCCGGGAATTTCCAGAAATCATAATCCAGAAGGACAAGGCTATTGTGGCCACCGCCAAACAGAACAATGAGGCAATCTACTCAGTCATGGCCACGGTGGAGGACAGTGGCCATTATACCTGCAAAGTGGAGTCTAACCGCATCTCCAAGGTCAGCAGCATCATGGTCAACATAACAG AGCTGTTTCCCAAGCCGAAGCTGAAAATCCCCTCCAGGTATCTGGACCAAGGGAAAAGTTTGGATCTGTTTTGCTCTGTCCCGGGGACACCTTCAGCCAACTTCAGCATCCAGAAGGAAGCAATGATCTTGTCTCGGGACCAGAATTTCAGCAAGATTGCCGAGGAGAGGGACAGCGGGATGTACCGCTGTACTGCAGGCATCGGCAAAGTGGTCAAGAACAGTGACCCGGAACAGATAAaagtgtgtg AAACGCTCTCTAAGCCTAAGATTTTCCACAATGCCGAGGCCGAGCTCGTCAAAGGACATGCCATAACCATCAGCTGCCAGTCAATAAATGGAACAGCGCCTGTCACTTACAAGCTTCTAAAAGCCACAGTCTTCATCGGGACTCTCACGATGTACGCCAATCTCCCGGCCACCTTCGTAGATGAGCCCACCAAAGACGTGGAATACCAGTGCATGGCAGATAATTGCCATTCTCATCCTGCGCTGTACAGCGAGATCCTGAGCGTCAAGGTCATAG ACCCGGTGAATGAAGTCATGCTTTCTATCCTGTCAAGTAATGAGGTGCAGTCTGGGGATCAAATGGTACTTCAGTGCTCCGTGAAAGAGGGGACTGGCCCAATCACGTTTAAgtttttcaaagagaaagagaacagaccCTTCCACGAAACCATCCTGAATGAAACAAAAGCATTTTGGATTGAGAAACAAGCTAGCAGGAAGCAGGAGGGACATTACTATTGCATGGCCTCCAACAGAGCCAACGTTGCAAAAAGCAGCTCTATAACGGTCAGAG TCTTTCTTGCTCCGTGGAAGAAGGGGCTCATTGCCGTGGTTGTCATTGGAGTGATCATCGCCACCTTGATAGTTGCGGCCAAATGCTACTTCCTGAGGAAAGTCAGAG ccaagcaGAAACCCGTGGAGATGTCCAG GCCAGCGGCTCCGCTTCTAAACTCCAACAGTGAGAAGGCTTCTGACCCCAATGTGGAAGCCAACAGTCATTACG GTTATGACGATGTTGGAAACGATGCAATGAAACCCATCAATCAAAATAAAG
- the Pecam1 gene encoding platelet endothelial cell adhesion molecule isoform X1 — protein sequence MQLRWTSVSKMRPVVLLTLLLYSSLQAQENSFTINTIQMVSLPSWEVPNGHNLTLQCLVDISTTSKVRPQHQVLFYKDDVLVYNVSSREHTESFFIPQARVFHSGRYKCTAILNNKEKTTPEYPVLVKGVPNPTVTLDKMEVTEGGVVRVNCSVKEEEPPIYFKIEKLELDRKDIKQKREKNSNHNFVQMDFPIEEQDHMLVFRCQAGIMSGIVLQTSEFTRSELVTVQESFSTPKFHVTPPGMIIEGDQVSIKCTVQVTHLVREFPEIIIQKDKAIVATAKQNNEAIYSVMATVEDSGHYTCKVESNRISKVSSIMVNITELFPKPKLKIPSRYLDQGKSLDLFCSVPGTPSANFSIQKEAMILSRDQNFSKIAEERDSGMYRCTAGIGKVVKNSDPEQIKVCETLSKPKIFHNAEAELVKGHAITISCQSINGTAPVTYKLLKATVFIGTLTMYANLPATFVDEPTKDVEYQCMADNCHSHPALYSEILSVKVIDPVNEVMLSILSSNEVQSGDQMVLQCSVKEGTGPITFKFFKEKENRPFHETILNETKAFWIEKQASRKQEGHYYCMASNRANVAKSSSITVRVFLAPWKKGLIAVVVIGVIIATLIVAAKCYFLRKVRAKQKPVEMSRPAAPLLNSNSEKASDPNVEANSHYGYDDVGNDAMKPINQNKDPQTMDVEYTEVEVSSPESHEALGTRSTETVYSEIRKVDPNCVESRYSRTKGSLDGT from the exons ATGCAGCTGAGGTGGACCTCAGTCAGCAAGATGCGCCCGGTGGTCCTGCTTACACTGCTGCTCT ATTCAAGCCTCCAGGCGCAGGAAAACT CTTTCACCATTAACACCATCCAGATGGTCAGCCTGCCCTCCTGGGAGGTACCGAACGGGCACAACCTGACCCTGCAGTGTCTTGTGGATATCAGCACCACCTCGAAAGTCAGGCCTCAGCACCAGGTGCTGTTCTATAAGGACGACGTGCTGGTGTACAATGTCTCCTCCAGGGAGCACACAGAGAGCTTCTTTATTCCCCAGGCTCGGGTCTTCCACTCGGGGAGGTACAAATGCACCGCGATCCTGAACAACAAGGAGAAAACCACTCCTGAGTACCCAGTGTTGGTGAAAG GCGTGcccaaccccacagtgacactgGACAAAATGGAGGTGACCGAAGGTGGAGTTGTGAGAGTCAATTGTTCTGTGAAAGAAGAGGAGCCACCGATATATTTTAAGATAGAGAAACTAGAACTGGATAGAAAAGATATCAagcaaaaaagagagaagaattcGAACCATAATTTTGTGCAAATGGATTTCCCCATCGAGGAGCAGGACCACATGCTCGTGTTCCGCTGCCAAGCCGGGATCATGTCCGGGATCGTCCTGCAGACCTCGGAATTCACCAGGAGTGAATTGGTTACTGTGCAGG AGTCCTTCTCTACTCCCAAGTTTCACGTCACGCCTCCTGGAATGATCATAGAAGGAGACCAGGTCAGCATTAAGTGCACAGTTCAAGTGACGCACTTGGTCCGGGAATTTCCAGAAATCATAATCCAGAAGGACAAGGCTATTGTGGCCACCGCCAAACAGAACAATGAGGCAATCTACTCAGTCATGGCCACGGTGGAGGACAGTGGCCATTATACCTGCAAAGTGGAGTCTAACCGCATCTCCAAGGTCAGCAGCATCATGGTCAACATAACAG AGCTGTTTCCCAAGCCGAAGCTGAAAATCCCCTCCAGGTATCTGGACCAAGGGAAAAGTTTGGATCTGTTTTGCTCTGTCCCGGGGACACCTTCAGCCAACTTCAGCATCCAGAAGGAAGCAATGATCTTGTCTCGGGACCAGAATTTCAGCAAGATTGCCGAGGAGAGGGACAGCGGGATGTACCGCTGTACTGCAGGCATCGGCAAAGTGGTCAAGAACAGTGACCCGGAACAGATAAaagtgtgtg AAACGCTCTCTAAGCCTAAGATTTTCCACAATGCCGAGGCCGAGCTCGTCAAAGGACATGCCATAACCATCAGCTGCCAGTCAATAAATGGAACAGCGCCTGTCACTTACAAGCTTCTAAAAGCCACAGTCTTCATCGGGACTCTCACGATGTACGCCAATCTCCCGGCCACCTTCGTAGATGAGCCCACCAAAGACGTGGAATACCAGTGCATGGCAGATAATTGCCATTCTCATCCTGCGCTGTACAGCGAGATCCTGAGCGTCAAGGTCATAG ACCCGGTGAATGAAGTCATGCTTTCTATCCTGTCAAGTAATGAGGTGCAGTCTGGGGATCAAATGGTACTTCAGTGCTCCGTGAAAGAGGGGACTGGCCCAATCACGTTTAAgtttttcaaagagaaagagaacagaccCTTCCACGAAACCATCCTGAATGAAACAAAAGCATTTTGGATTGAGAAACAAGCTAGCAGGAAGCAGGAGGGACATTACTATTGCATGGCCTCCAACAGAGCCAACGTTGCAAAAAGCAGCTCTATAACGGTCAGAG TCTTTCTTGCTCCGTGGAAGAAGGGGCTCATTGCCGTGGTTGTCATTGGAGTGATCATCGCCACCTTGATAGTTGCGGCCAAATGCTACTTCCTGAGGAAAGTCAGAG ccaagcaGAAACCCGTGGAGATGTCCAG GCCAGCGGCTCCGCTTCTAAACTCCAACAGTGAGAAGGCTTCTGACCCCAATGTGGAAGCCAACAGTCATTACG GTTATGACGATGTTGGAAACGATGCAATGAAACCCATCAATCAAAATAAAG
- the Pecam1 gene encoding platelet endothelial cell adhesion molecule isoform X2: protein MQLRWTSVSKMRPVVLLTLLLYSSLQAQENSFTINTIQMVSLPSWEVPNGHNLTLQCLVDISTTSKVRPQHQVLFYKDDVLVYNVSSREHTESFFIPQARVFHSGRYKCTAILNNKEKTTPEYPVLVKGVPNPTVTLDKMEVTEGGVVRVNCSVKEEEPPIYFKIEKLELDRKDIKQKREKNSNHNFVQMDFPIEEQDHMLVFRCQAGIMSGIVLQTSEFTRSELVTVQESFSTPKFHVTPPGMIIEGDQVSIKCTVQVTHLVREFPEIIIQKDKAIVATAKQNNEAIYSVMATVEDSGHYTCKVESNRISKVSSIMVNITELFPKPKLKIPSRYLDQGKSLDLFCSVPGTPSANFSIQKEAMILSRDQNFSKIAEERDSGMYRCTAGIGKVVKNSDPEQIKVCETLSKPKIFHNAEAELVKGHAITISCQSINGTAPVTYKLLKATVFIGTLTMYANLPATFVDEPTKDVEYQCMADNCHSHPALYSEILSVKVIDPVNEVMLSILSSNEVQSGDQMVLQCSVKEGTGPITFKFFKEKENRPFHETILNETKAFWIEKQASRKQEGHYYCMASNRANVAKSSSITVRVFLAPWKKGLIAVVVIGVIIATLIVAAKCYFLRKVRAKQKPVEMSRPAAPLLNSNSEKASDPNVEANSHYGYDDVGNDAMKPINQNKDPQTMDVEYTEVEVSSPESHEALGTRSTETVYSEIRKVDPKNERFP from the exons ATGCAGCTGAGGTGGACCTCAGTCAGCAAGATGCGCCCGGTGGTCCTGCTTACACTGCTGCTCT ATTCAAGCCTCCAGGCGCAGGAAAACT CTTTCACCATTAACACCATCCAGATGGTCAGCCTGCCCTCCTGGGAGGTACCGAACGGGCACAACCTGACCCTGCAGTGTCTTGTGGATATCAGCACCACCTCGAAAGTCAGGCCTCAGCACCAGGTGCTGTTCTATAAGGACGACGTGCTGGTGTACAATGTCTCCTCCAGGGAGCACACAGAGAGCTTCTTTATTCCCCAGGCTCGGGTCTTCCACTCGGGGAGGTACAAATGCACCGCGATCCTGAACAACAAGGAGAAAACCACTCCTGAGTACCCAGTGTTGGTGAAAG GCGTGcccaaccccacagtgacactgGACAAAATGGAGGTGACCGAAGGTGGAGTTGTGAGAGTCAATTGTTCTGTGAAAGAAGAGGAGCCACCGATATATTTTAAGATAGAGAAACTAGAACTGGATAGAAAAGATATCAagcaaaaaagagagaagaattcGAACCATAATTTTGTGCAAATGGATTTCCCCATCGAGGAGCAGGACCACATGCTCGTGTTCCGCTGCCAAGCCGGGATCATGTCCGGGATCGTCCTGCAGACCTCGGAATTCACCAGGAGTGAATTGGTTACTGTGCAGG AGTCCTTCTCTACTCCCAAGTTTCACGTCACGCCTCCTGGAATGATCATAGAAGGAGACCAGGTCAGCATTAAGTGCACAGTTCAAGTGACGCACTTGGTCCGGGAATTTCCAGAAATCATAATCCAGAAGGACAAGGCTATTGTGGCCACCGCCAAACAGAACAATGAGGCAATCTACTCAGTCATGGCCACGGTGGAGGACAGTGGCCATTATACCTGCAAAGTGGAGTCTAACCGCATCTCCAAGGTCAGCAGCATCATGGTCAACATAACAG AGCTGTTTCCCAAGCCGAAGCTGAAAATCCCCTCCAGGTATCTGGACCAAGGGAAAAGTTTGGATCTGTTTTGCTCTGTCCCGGGGACACCTTCAGCCAACTTCAGCATCCAGAAGGAAGCAATGATCTTGTCTCGGGACCAGAATTTCAGCAAGATTGCCGAGGAGAGGGACAGCGGGATGTACCGCTGTACTGCAGGCATCGGCAAAGTGGTCAAGAACAGTGACCCGGAACAGATAAaagtgtgtg AAACGCTCTCTAAGCCTAAGATTTTCCACAATGCCGAGGCCGAGCTCGTCAAAGGACATGCCATAACCATCAGCTGCCAGTCAATAAATGGAACAGCGCCTGTCACTTACAAGCTTCTAAAAGCCACAGTCTTCATCGGGACTCTCACGATGTACGCCAATCTCCCGGCCACCTTCGTAGATGAGCCCACCAAAGACGTGGAATACCAGTGCATGGCAGATAATTGCCATTCTCATCCTGCGCTGTACAGCGAGATCCTGAGCGTCAAGGTCATAG ACCCGGTGAATGAAGTCATGCTTTCTATCCTGTCAAGTAATGAGGTGCAGTCTGGGGATCAAATGGTACTTCAGTGCTCCGTGAAAGAGGGGACTGGCCCAATCACGTTTAAgtttttcaaagagaaagagaacagaccCTTCCACGAAACCATCCTGAATGAAACAAAAGCATTTTGGATTGAGAAACAAGCTAGCAGGAAGCAGGAGGGACATTACTATTGCATGGCCTCCAACAGAGCCAACGTTGCAAAAAGCAGCTCTATAACGGTCAGAG TCTTTCTTGCTCCGTGGAAGAAGGGGCTCATTGCCGTGGTTGTCATTGGAGTGATCATCGCCACCTTGATAGTTGCGGCCAAATGCTACTTCCTGAGGAAAGTCAGAG ccaagcaGAAACCCGTGGAGATGTCCAG GCCAGCGGCTCCGCTTCTAAACTCCAACAGTGAGAAGGCTTCTGACCCCAATGTGGAAGCCAACAGTCATTACG GTTATGACGATGTTGGAAACGATGCAATGAAACCCATCAATCAAAATAAAG
- the Pecam1 gene encoding platelet endothelial cell adhesion molecule isoform X3, whose protein sequence is MQLRWTSVSKMRPVVLLTLLLYSSLQAQENSFTINTIQMVSLPSWEVPNGHNLTLQCLVDISTTSKVRPQHQVLFYKDDVLVYNVSSREHTESFFIPQARVFHSGRYKCTAILNNKEKTTPEYPVLVKGVPNPTVTLDKMEVTEGGVVRVNCSVKEEEPPIYFKIEKLELDRKDIKQKREKNSNHNFVQMDFPIEEQDHMLVFRCQAGIMSGIVLQTSEFTRSELVTVQESFSTPKFHVTPPGMIIEGDQVSIKCTVQVTHLVREFPEIIIQKDKAIVATAKQNNEAIYSVMATVEDSGHYTCKVESNRISKVSSIMVNITELFPKPKLKIPSRYLDQGKSLDLFCSVPGTPSANFSIQKEAMILSRDQNFSKIAEERDSGMYRCTAGIGKVVKNSDPEQIKVCETLSKPKIFHNAEAELVKGHAITISCQSINGTAPVTYKLLKATVFIGTLTMYANLPATFVDEPTKDVEYQCMADNCHSHPALYSEILSVKVIDPVNEVMLSILSSNEVQSGDQMVLQCSVKEGTGPITFKFFKEKENRPFHETILNETKAFWIEKQASRKQEGHYYCMASNRANVAKSSSITVRVFLAPWKKGLIAVVVIGVIIATLIVAAKCYFLRKVRAKQKPVEMSRPAAPLLNSNSEKASDPNVEANSHYGYDDVGNDAMKPINQNKDPQTMDVEYTEVEVSSPESHEDCVESRYSRTKGSLDGT, encoded by the exons ATGCAGCTGAGGTGGACCTCAGTCAGCAAGATGCGCCCGGTGGTCCTGCTTACACTGCTGCTCT ATTCAAGCCTCCAGGCGCAGGAAAACT CTTTCACCATTAACACCATCCAGATGGTCAGCCTGCCCTCCTGGGAGGTACCGAACGGGCACAACCTGACCCTGCAGTGTCTTGTGGATATCAGCACCACCTCGAAAGTCAGGCCTCAGCACCAGGTGCTGTTCTATAAGGACGACGTGCTGGTGTACAATGTCTCCTCCAGGGAGCACACAGAGAGCTTCTTTATTCCCCAGGCTCGGGTCTTCCACTCGGGGAGGTACAAATGCACCGCGATCCTGAACAACAAGGAGAAAACCACTCCTGAGTACCCAGTGTTGGTGAAAG GCGTGcccaaccccacagtgacactgGACAAAATGGAGGTGACCGAAGGTGGAGTTGTGAGAGTCAATTGTTCTGTGAAAGAAGAGGAGCCACCGATATATTTTAAGATAGAGAAACTAGAACTGGATAGAAAAGATATCAagcaaaaaagagagaagaattcGAACCATAATTTTGTGCAAATGGATTTCCCCATCGAGGAGCAGGACCACATGCTCGTGTTCCGCTGCCAAGCCGGGATCATGTCCGGGATCGTCCTGCAGACCTCGGAATTCACCAGGAGTGAATTGGTTACTGTGCAGG AGTCCTTCTCTACTCCCAAGTTTCACGTCACGCCTCCTGGAATGATCATAGAAGGAGACCAGGTCAGCATTAAGTGCACAGTTCAAGTGACGCACTTGGTCCGGGAATTTCCAGAAATCATAATCCAGAAGGACAAGGCTATTGTGGCCACCGCCAAACAGAACAATGAGGCAATCTACTCAGTCATGGCCACGGTGGAGGACAGTGGCCATTATACCTGCAAAGTGGAGTCTAACCGCATCTCCAAGGTCAGCAGCATCATGGTCAACATAACAG AGCTGTTTCCCAAGCCGAAGCTGAAAATCCCCTCCAGGTATCTGGACCAAGGGAAAAGTTTGGATCTGTTTTGCTCTGTCCCGGGGACACCTTCAGCCAACTTCAGCATCCAGAAGGAAGCAATGATCTTGTCTCGGGACCAGAATTTCAGCAAGATTGCCGAGGAGAGGGACAGCGGGATGTACCGCTGTACTGCAGGCATCGGCAAAGTGGTCAAGAACAGTGACCCGGAACAGATAAaagtgtgtg AAACGCTCTCTAAGCCTAAGATTTTCCACAATGCCGAGGCCGAGCTCGTCAAAGGACATGCCATAACCATCAGCTGCCAGTCAATAAATGGAACAGCGCCTGTCACTTACAAGCTTCTAAAAGCCACAGTCTTCATCGGGACTCTCACGATGTACGCCAATCTCCCGGCCACCTTCGTAGATGAGCCCACCAAAGACGTGGAATACCAGTGCATGGCAGATAATTGCCATTCTCATCCTGCGCTGTACAGCGAGATCCTGAGCGTCAAGGTCATAG ACCCGGTGAATGAAGTCATGCTTTCTATCCTGTCAAGTAATGAGGTGCAGTCTGGGGATCAAATGGTACTTCAGTGCTCCGTGAAAGAGGGGACTGGCCCAATCACGTTTAAgtttttcaaagagaaagagaacagaccCTTCCACGAAACCATCCTGAATGAAACAAAAGCATTTTGGATTGAGAAACAAGCTAGCAGGAAGCAGGAGGGACATTACTATTGCATGGCCTCCAACAGAGCCAACGTTGCAAAAAGCAGCTCTATAACGGTCAGAG TCTTTCTTGCTCCGTGGAAGAAGGGGCTCATTGCCGTGGTTGTCATTGGAGTGATCATCGCCACCTTGATAGTTGCGGCCAAATGCTACTTCCTGAGGAAAGTCAGAG ccaagcaGAAACCCGTGGAGATGTCCAG GCCAGCGGCTCCGCTTCTAAACTCCAACAGTGAGAAGGCTTCTGACCCCAATGTGGAAGCCAACAGTCATTACG GTTATGACGATGTTGGAAACGATGCAATGAAACCCATCAATCAAAATAAAG